The following is a genomic window from Oncorhynchus kisutch isolate 150728-3 linkage group LG6, Okis_V2, whole genome shotgun sequence.
cgaacgggtggcaaccctaagtctaaatattgctgttacattgcacaaccttcaatgttatgtcataattatgtgaAATTCATGCAAATAAATTACggtcacacagttcgcaacgagccaggcggcccaaactgttgcatataccctgactctgcttgcactgaacacaagatttccctagttaatattgcctgctaacattcatttattttaactaaatatgcaggtttaaaaaatatacttctgtgtattgattttaagaaaggcattgatgtttatggttaggtacatttgtgcaacgattgtgcttttttcacgactgcttttgttaaatcatcccccgtttgacaaagttgaagtaggctgtgattcgatgataaattaacaggcaccgcattgattatatgcaacgcagaacaagctagttaacctagtaatatcgtcaaccatgtgtagttaactagtgaaaATGTgtagattgattgtttttttatgagTTAAGTTTAATGCTCGCTAGCAACTtgccttggctccttgcagccacaaggtccttttgacacTGCACTtgcataacaggtggtcagcctgccacgcagtttcctcgtggattgcaataaTCGGCATCCACAACAGccaattaccgattgttatgaaaacttgatatCGGCcataattaatcggtcgacctctagtggtgATACAGTGAGTCGCTAGAGGAGGGTAGACAGAatgtggagagatggagaaggaaggtgaaagagagacagagggagagagagagagtgtgtgtctgctACTGTTTGGGGGACAGAGAGTTAGTCCCAACTCTCCAATGTCTCCCTGTCTGTATTGTGCCAGATCAGCGACACACAGATTCTCCTTCTTAAGCTCTTTTCACACTGTCACATCAAAGCACTtcagctctccccctctctctctctctctctctctctctctctctcccacatacAATTCACTCACACCCTCTCCTCTGAAAATGTCTTACATAACACACGGCTAACACAtgttttattctctctgtctctctctgtctctctctgtctctctctgtctctctctgtctctctctgtctctctctgtctctctctgtctctctctctctgcgtgtgtgtgagtttgaggaTAAATAGTGTATATGGTTCCATCTAGTGGTTGATGTGTGTATTTCCCCCAACGTACAATGCCCCAGTTGATCAGCGTTTGTGTTTCCAGTAGTGTCTGGTCTCAGGGATAGCGATCGTTTTTCTGACTGCCTCTGTGTTCTCTCTTTGGCTGGAGATGGCATGGCTATGTGAGGATTGTGAGGTCAACCTGTCGTGGTTAGTGTTCACATATCCCTGAAAATTGCCATTTGAGCCCAAAGGAtaaccctctccccctctcttcgtctccttctctccctccctcagcggTGAGGAACGACAGgaacaagaagaagaaggaggagaagaagctAGAGTGTACTGAGATCTACGTGCTGAGTACCGAGACCGAGCAGATGATCGAACGTGTCCGCAAGGCCCATAAGGAGACTTTCCCCTCGCTCTGTCAGCTGGGCAAATACACCACGGtgacttatacacacacacacacacacacacacacacattaccctcACTCTGCCAACATGTTTGGGTATTACAAACACCGACTAACATACACACTCCTTGCACTCTCAACGTACCAGCCAATGTATTTGTAGAATCACAGAATAACCTATATGTATGcatctccctctcgtctccctaCAGAATAACAGTGCAGAGCACCGCGTGGCTCTAGATGTCAACCTGTGGGATAAGTTCAGTGAGCTGTCCACGAAGTGTATCATCAAGACGGTAGAGTTTGCCAAGCATCTGCCAGGCTTCACCACCCTCACTATCGCTGACCAGATCACCCTGCTCAAGGCTGCCTGTCTGGACATACTGGTGAGAAGACtcatcaggacacacacacacacacacacacacacgcattaggACATGCGTGTATTTATTACAAACAGCAAAACATCTACAGAAAGTGAAACgcaatatattatatttatatatatttgtgcTCCCCTTCCCTTTCCAActaactcagtggccttgtggttagtgtCCGTCCTGAGATTGGGAGTTTGATCCCTGGTCATAAATACATCAAAACATCAAGCTGCTTCATGCTACAGGCCCTGAAGAGCCATTTCGGCTCgcaagactgactgactgacttcttTTCCCCcatttccctccttccctctttctaccTTAGATTCTGAGGATATGCACGCGGTACACTCCAGACCAGGACACAATGACGTTCTCAGACGGGCTGACCCTGAACAGGACCCAAATGCACAACGCTGGCTTCGGCCCGCTCACAGACCTGGTGTTCGCCTTCGCCCAAACACTCCTCCCTCTGGAGATGGATGACGCCGAGACCGGCCTGCTCAGCGGCATCTGTCTGCTGTGTGGAGGTACTGCACCGTTGCTCCGATTCAAATCCAGCATTGCACCTCCTATCAGGGCCGGGAGTTGATATCACAAAGCcaattatcatttgttttcaagCAAATTAGTATTGGGTATTAAGGATGTGtttttcatttgtgtgtgtgtgtgtgtgtgtgtgcctgtgtgcctgtgtgcctgtgtgcctgtgtgtgtgtgtgtgtgtgtgtgtgcgcctgtttgtgtgtgtgcgcgctcctgtgtgtgtgtgtgtgtgtgtgcgtggctgtgtgtgtgcgtgtagacCGTCAGGATCTGGAGCAGGCAGACAAGGTGGACGTACTACAGGAGCCCCTACTGGAAGCTCTGAAGATCTACGTGAGGAAGAGGAGACCTCACAAACCACATATGTTCCCCAAGATGCTGATGAAGATCACGGACCTCAGGAGCATCAGCGCCAAGGGTGAGAGAACACGCCTGCACACTGCGTTGTTAGTTTTTTTACAGGGTAGATTTAGTGTAGCTtaaacttcttccagtgtgaagtcattggtagcttggtaaactagaTTGTTTTATGTTGGTGTTAACTTTATTTTGGCTGTCACCTGTATGAGCTTGTTATATAACTTAATTCACAGTTAATTTTGTAGaaactattgatcctctgtggctaaattgtGCTCTCTGGTGTATTTTAAACTTTGAGTTGGCTCCTGTGATTGTATATTTGGTGTTGTTTTTCTTACCTCTTGGGCCCCCTACGGGCTTGGGCCCCTGTATTAATTCAGCCCTAGTCTCAGTGCAACACTACTACCATTTCTATCTATATCAGGCGTTATTTATTTGAAGAAAAATATTGTGACATATGATATTTTGCTGTAGTGGCCGAACCTTGTGGAACACAtgaccctctcactctctctgcctctctgttctcctccctccctctcctcttccaggAGCGGAGCGAGTGATCACTCTGAAGATGGAGATCCCAGGCTCCATGCCCCCTCTCATCCAGGAGATGCTGGAAAACTCAGAGGGTCTGGAGGGCCAGGGGGCCAGCGGGGGCCGCTCCAGCGGAGGAGGGGCCCCACCAGGCAGCTGCAGCCCAAGCCTGTCCCCCAGCTCAGCCCGCAGCAGCCCCCCTGCACCCTCCCCTTAGACTGgggtccaccaccaccccccaggcAGGGACAGCCAGAAGGCATGACTACAGACTCCCACACTGTGACAAACCAGGCCAGAGTGGAGTGGGGTTAGGAAGAGGGCCAAGCCTGGGCCCAACCAGGACGGACTTTGACACTTTGAGGGTAAACGCAGGCCTCACTGGACAGACAGCCGTCCCCCCACTCCCCCTATCTCAGCCCCAGACTGGGCACCATCATACTTAACTGAATCTGGATGGCACTATAAccatcacccccaccaccaccaccaccatagacATGCCTCAGAACCAGCGCCAGGGATTGGCAGACGCAACACAAGGAGTTTAATCTGAGATGTTCTGTTTACTCTCCTCAGTGATGACTctgttcttcctctctccccctcaagaCTATGGACAGGAATTCAGGCTCAGGGCCTGTCAGACCTGGGGTAAAGGGGTCGACAAGACGCACGTCTTTCTGCAGGGaactagacagacagactgctggACACTGGGCACGAGTCATCCCTAAATGTTGTCAGGGACAGCAAATGGGGGCTGCTCAGAGGGGGGGGGGCCTGCCTCTCCTTCACAACTTTGAGAGACAGATTTTCTTACAAAATATATAtggaaatataaatatatatatattgaaaaagTAATCATTGCAATTTGAATTGTCCAGGTGGAATGATGCATAAAAGAGGAGTTGCTATCTTTTTCTCAGTATTTTTCTCACTGTTCTAAGAACTTAGATGTCATTTGTGATCCCACCTCCCCAGACCTAGTGTTTTGTTCTCTTCGTTTCACCCAGGAATATCAGCACACTAAGTAGTCACAgtggaaatgtgtgttttttttttctatCAAATCAGAAGATAAGTAGAACAAAAATGACGACACGATTTCAGATGCAATTCACTTAATGCACTAGACCTCTTGCACTGTCACGTTCACGAGTTGGATCAAATTGAGACACAAAACACAAATTGGACCAGGTTGGGTTGGCATCTCTCTGGTTTTGTTCCATTTACAGTattttcttctttcttttttttcatgGGAGAAAAGGAAACGTAGTGGTTCTATGATCTAGAGTCAAGTTGTTGTGGAGTTATGAAGGTGACCTGTAAGAAAATAGCAGCCATGAAATAATGTACATAAGATGTATTCCTTTGTGTTAAAGTACATGGAGTCTAGCCAATTTTCACTGTTGTCAAAAGCCTTTTATGTTTTTGCTTTTTGGTCTTGTTTGGTGTCCTGAAGTGAAGGCATGAATCACTGGTCGCCTGTTTAGACCGCTTAAGGAAGGGACGGACTGCTAGGAACACCATAGCCATTGACAACCTGTAAAGAGTTGAATTTATACTTcacctgaaaaaaaaaaaaaaatagaaagatTTGACAATTTAAAGACCAACAACtccgtgaccccccccccccccctcctttttcCTAAGGtcgtccctctctctcattccatttCTGGATAATGTATGTATTACCCCCAACAGCACTGCCTCTGTACTGTAGCACATTATCTATGTGCTCCCACTACCCCCCACCATCAGTCACAAACTGTACGACGTTACCAGTATGCTCACATTGTAGCACATTGTCTGTAGGATGTATCTATCTATGTCCGTGTAAACTCTGTGACACGATACCAGTACGCTCACAACACCACTGCCTCTGTATGTTCcccatctctctaccccccccccccacaacaccaCTGTCTCTGTATGTTCcccatctctctaccctcccccccCACAACACCACTGCCTCTGTATGTATACATGTTCcccatctctctacccccccacaaCACCACTGCCTCTGTATGTATACATGTTCCCCATCTgtctaccccccctccccccccacaaCACCACTGCCTCTATGTATACATGTTCcccatctctctacccccccccacaacaccactgtctctgtatgtatacatgttcccatctctctacccccccccccccccccccccacaacaccaCTGCCTCTGTATGTATACATGTTCcccatctctctacccccccctcccccccacaacaccactgtctctatgtatatatattccccatctctctactccccccccccccccccccccccccccacaacacaacaccactgcCTCTGTATGTATACATGTTCCCCATCTGTCTACCCCTCCCCCCACAACACCACTGCCTCTGTATGTATACATGTTCcccatctctctacccccccccccacaacaccactgtctctgtatgtatacatgttccccatctctctaccccccccacaACACCACTGCCTCTGTATGTATACATGTTCCCCATCTgtctacccccccctcccccccacaacACCACTGCCTCTGTATGTATACATGTTCcccatctctctaccccccacACAACACCACTGCCTCTGTATGTATACATGTTcccatctctctaccccccccacaACACCACTGCCTCTGTATGTATACATATTCcccatctctctacccccccccacaACACCACTGCCTCTGTATGTATACATGTTCcccatctctctacc
Proteins encoded in this region:
- the rarab gene encoding retinoic acid receptor alpha-B isoform X2, producing the protein MMYDSEDVVGLTPSPNPFLTMDYYHHNRGCLIPDKSLVPAGHRPFSSSIRNQHWNGSNHSIETQSTSSEEIVPSPPSPPPPPRIYKPCFVCADKSSGYHYGVSACEGCKGFFRRSIQKNMVYTCHREKGCIINKVTRNRCQYCRLQKCLEVGMSKESVRNDRNKKKKEEKKLECTEIYVLSTETEQMIERVRKAHKETFPSLCQLGKYTTNNSAEHRVALDVNLWDKFSELSTKCIIKTVEFAKHLPGFTTLTIADQITLLKAACLDILILRICTRYTPDQDTMTFSDGLTLNRTQMHNAGFGPLTDLVFAFAQTLLPLEMDDAETGLLSGICLLCGDRQDLEQADKVDVLQEPLLEALKIYVRKRRPHKPHMFPKMLMKITDLRSISAKGAERVITLKMEIPGSMPPLIQEMLENSEGLEGQGASGGRSSGGGAPPGSCSPSLSPSSARSSPPAPSP
- the rarab gene encoding retinoic acid receptor alpha-B isoform X1, which translates into the protein MAGKGNPCHPPGGPGSAGGPTVSVGGFPMPHYSYFFPHMLGGLSPPTLSGLPISGYSTPSPATIETQSTSSEEIVPSPPSPPPPPRIYKPCFVCADKSSGYHYGVSACEGCKGFFRRSIQKNMVYTCHREKGCIINKVTRNRCQYCRLQKCLEVGMSKESVRNDRNKKKKEEKKLECTEIYVLSTETEQMIERVRKAHKETFPSLCQLGKYTTNNSAEHRVALDVNLWDKFSELSTKCIIKTVEFAKHLPGFTTLTIADQITLLKAACLDILILRICTRYTPDQDTMTFSDGLTLNRTQMHNAGFGPLTDLVFAFAQTLLPLEMDDAETGLLSGICLLCGDRQDLEQADKVDVLQEPLLEALKIYVRKRRPHKPHMFPKMLMKITDLRSISAKGAERVITLKMEIPGSMPPLIQEMLENSEGLEGQGASGGRSSGGGAPPGSCSPSLSPSSARSSPPAPSP